Sequence from the Mytilus galloprovincialis chromosome 10, xbMytGall1.hap1.1, whole genome shotgun sequence genome:
GTTTTCGTTAGTCGAGTGACGCCTTTTCTCGTAATCTTGACCTCGGTCTATTACACAATTCTGGATGTATGGTGGCATATAGGAGTACCTTGCAAACACACTACATTGTTTTTAGTTTATAGGTAGTGAATGATGacatcattgtatatatatagtaattacgatatgtttactatatatatgtatgtccaTACCTGTACATCACATGTTACTGAATCCTCAATTGTATTATCTAATAGTGCGTCATCGTCAGTGGCATCGTCATTCGTATTAAGAGATACCATTTCACGGTTTTGATTCTCACGGATTCTTTTGTTGTGTAGTTCTGATGCCCAGTGATTCTACAGAAAATAAGTATACGTTTGTCCAGTGCtaaaaatatttcacaacaaACAGCAGAAATGGGCCAGCCCTCGAAAATCATACCCTACAATTTCTAAATCAGGTTCAATTTGAATAAGAATTTAGAAAGATTTTTTATCGATAATGTCAATATCGAAGTAGCGACTACTGAGCGGATGAAATCCGCGTTGATTGATATTCAACAGCAGGGTTATGAATTCAGTGGGGTAAAGAGTATGCAATACTAACTTTACATATCAATTTAACTATTTGTTTAGGCCCTATCCCTTAGGTCATAGACCAGCAATATTGTTCTGAATTTTTCTACCAACAAGCAAGACATGTCTcttatcaataaaggcaacagtagtataccgctgttcaaaactcataaatccatggacaaaaaacaaaatcgggataacaaactaaaaccgagggaaacgcattaactataagaggagaacaacgacgtaacactaaaatgtaacacacatagacaaaatcccacgagaataacaaatataacatatatatataacatcaaaaccaaatacatgaatttgggatagacaagtatcAACACATTAATGAAAGCAAAATCttatgaaaaatatttgttgaaattgaaatatcttaaatAAAGAGTTGACAAAACAGATTTTAATACTTAGGTGAAATGACAATTTAGAATTCATATTAACACAAAATCTTTTGTTTGCGTATAACGATTTGTAATTTCCTTGAACACTAAGCTTACAAATCGACCAAAAACAATCTAAACTTGTCCCTTTAATATGTGTTTGTTATTAAAAGAAATTAGTGTTTATATGCATATACCAGTACATGCATGTATAATTAAAATCGTGTGATTTAATACAAGATAATATAATTTCAATTTGATATAATCTTTATCAAACAATAGATAATGGTTCACCGGAGAGAAattcattttactttttcttaacattgaaataaaacaacaattttctAACTACCTTTTTTTAAGTATGTGTTTTGTGTAGAAATAAATTGATATCGTTTATACCTGTCTAGTGTTGATGCCGTAGCAtttatatataagtttaaaaatatatatatatatgtatatgttgtacaattgagaatggaaatggggtttCTGTCAATGAGACAAGAACCTGACCAAAGTGCAGATCGtcgcaaaaacatataaatgaactagaaTAAAAAATCATACGAGACTAACAAAAACAAGACGCTCCTGACAAGCGCAAACATGCGgtgggtaaaacatgttttgtaagatctcaaccctctcttTTTACCTCTAGCTAATGCAGAATAAAGAAACatagcaatatgcacagtaaaactcagtttaaaagaaactAAACGAAATGACAATGGTTCATActttaacaaagaactactagcagtcactgatatgccagctccagacctaaaTTAAACTGAGTGAAAGATTTTGTCTTCATCGTATGACAATCAAATATAATCCCTACCgctaggggtttagtatcataccatcataaaatatatgagcaGAACATAACTCGTATCATACCAGCAACTGGttttagaaaaatgtgtttatttccgatgcaaagaccccatgagtgaatcaatatctataccaaaatatgcaatcctaaATGAGCTGCCAACAGTTATGTAACcatatcccttctgaataagtctgtttaaggTGAGGTTAGTTTTTAAGGTGAAAGTCGACATGTTCGTGCTTTGTAAATAATATTACCATACAATATTGGATGttaaatacctgaacgtataagatgtctggatgttgatttatatttacaaatgacaTCCTTGTACCACTGATAAAATTTAGTAAGTGTTTTGACTACTTAGTGATATCGAAAACGAAAACCcaggtgtaataatttttcagttattaaaaaattaactaaaagagtttgaacatatatatttacattccgactttttaaatctTTAAGCAGGTAGTTGAATTTTTTGACGACCATGGGACAAAGTAGTATATAGGgtataaaaatcaaaacttttaacaGACTCAAAATCACCAacataagcatgcaatttatcaagtacttccaaatAATTTTTGACACTCTATAagtaattaatttatttgaacaatttattagatataagtttgtatttattttactTGTAAGTAGAATATGTAGTGCAGTAGTTGAATAACGTCTAAAACAAGAAACTAATCTATATTTATAAGTATAtgtatgaaacaaaatatttgtacagAGACAAAGATATTATAAATACTTACTATACAGGATGTCATgtcataaaaaagaaaacaaatctgatGTTATGTTAAGGAAatactatatatatgttgttgttgtggttatttgttatttgtgttgGAAGGCGGCTTACTTATGACGTAATTGCCCCTTAATTCATTCCTTAATTCTTTTTAGTATTACATTTTTAGTATAATCTATGTGATTTTAGATTTACTGTATTTTGCATGAACCATTACATAAATATTCctacttatatatatttttaaagtaatgGAAAAAGTGACCAAGAATAAAATCAACATGGTAAATACAGAAAAATGCGAAATGTTATGTAtactaaaaaaacagttgtttttaTCGGGGAAAATGGGGGAGAGGTATTTCCTTACACaagatttttataatttcatcCAAGAACTTCAAATTTCCCAGTCTGAATTTTCATATACAAGCTGCAATATCAAATGATCTGGTGCTATTCGGCAGAGTCttccatattttttaattttttttgaaaaagtgaggatttttttctaattcttttcAGATACTACCATATAAAGTGTTATTCAAATATGATCAGTGATGCAGTACCTTAGCTTTGAATTCAAAGTCgaaatataattcaaattaaaCATATGGGCTTCACGTGATTGACGTTTCAACTGAAATTGAAACGTCAGTTTTTTTAACAACGCCTGAATTCAAAATAGACATTTAACCTCGCTATTTTCTGTActtgcctatcccaagtcagtagcctgtagtttagtggttgtcgtttgtttatgtgtaacataattgattttctttcctttttgtgcataaattaagCTGttatagttttcttgtttgaatggtttacaaatatgtcatttcgggtctttttatagctgactttgcgttatgggctttgctcattgttgaaggtcgtacggtgaacCATATCTGTTTATTTGGAAGGGTAGGCATATCTCATGTGCTCCGAAAGAGTGAGCAGAAGGCTAAACAGATCAAAGTTTTCCAATTAGAATTGACATACATTTAATTTTATCATGCCATGCACTATTTTCGTTTTAGCATATATGTAGACATTATATTTGTGAATATCGAAATACCGAGCGTTTATCTAGACACACCACATTCATAGtaattaaacaagaggctgttagagaaacaaaaaaaataatttatacagaATAACAAATAAACCATGCTAACCTACCTATCTTAActtcttcaaacaatttaccaaggaaaataaaaataatccaaaatgtcatttatcattaaaaatgtattttaaaaatgttttaaaagtttaGTCATTCCCTTCGTACACAAACGGatgaattcatcaaaaatgttTAACGACAAAACCTAAATTCTGAAAATTGTTAGTCACAAAACATATCTGAATTTGCCAAAAAAATCTTCAAAGCGTTTTTATGTAAATGACAATGTTTGGCAGTCGCCCATGCCAACGCACGCTCCACCCACCATCAGCTGACCAACAGTCTGTAGCCCGCCCACCCGCCCACCCGGTCGCCCGCCTGCTCGCTCATTAATCGTAACTTAATTCATGGGGCTTTATAAATTCTACATGTTTTACCGTATAAGGTAAAATGTGATATTccgatttcaacaaaaaaaatccacatgtacaaaatgtacattcaaACAATATATTTGTCCAAAGAAAGTCATGCATATTGTTGAATTTACTTGTTTTAATCTTCGATAGCCAAGAgttacgatccactcccctcCTCTCTACCCTTGGCAGGTTAAGCTAAaatttgtgataacaatgttgcaCCATCTAACGGTCGATAAAAATCACACCCATTCCAAATAAACCATATTAATTTTGACCAATAGTAGCACTTAAACTCTCTTAAGTGCGGAGgtaagaaaactagaggctctaaagagcctgtgtcgctcaccttggtatatgtgaattaaacaaaggaagcagacagttcatgaaaaaaattgtgtttaggtgattgtgatgtgtttgtacatcttcctttactgaacattcttgctgcttacaattatctctatctataatgaacttgtccgtgtagtttcagtggaaaatgttagtaaaaatttacaaattttatgaaaattgttaaaaattgattataaaggacaataacttcttagggggtcaattgaccattttggtcatgttgacttatttttgagTCTTAAATTGCtgtacatttttgctgtttacagtttatctctatccataataatattcaagataatatccaaaaacagcaaaatttccttaaaattaccaattcaggggcagcaacccaacaacgggttgtcccattcatcttaaaatttcagggcagatagatcttgaccagataaacaattctacccccatgtcagatttgctctaaatgctttggtttttgagtaataaccaaaaactgcatttaacctcCATGTTCTATGTTttgctgtggcggccatcttggttggttggccgggtcaaaaaacacaatttttaaactagatacatcaatgatgattgtggccaagtttggattaattaggcctagtagtttcagaggagaaaatttttgtaaaagatcgtggagatttacgaaaaatggttaaaaattgactataaagggcaataactcctaaaggggtcaactgaccattttggtcacgttgacttatttgttaatgttactttgctgaacattattgctgttaacagtttatctccatctataataatattcaagataataaccaaaaacagtaaaatttccttaaaattaccaatttaggggcagcaacccaacaatgggttgtctgattcatctgaaaatttcaaagcagatagatcttgaccagataaacaattttaccccatgtcagatttgctctaaatgctttggtttttgagttataagccaaaaaatgcattttacccctatgttctatttttagccatggcggccatcttggttggttggccgggtcaaaaaacacaaatttgaaacaagatacatcaatgatgattgtggccaagtttgggtaaatttggccaagtagtttcagaggagaagatttttgtaaaagttaacgacggacgacggacgacagaagacggacgacggacgccaagtgatgagaaaaactcacttggcccttcgggcccggtgagctaaaaaggtagGGTCTAGAGTCTACAAAGTTGGTGAAGTAGGAAACAAAAAGATACGTTGACATTCCAACATTTTTGCAAGAAACATGCATAATAACTTCTTTTAgtttattaaaaacatttaaattgttatttaataTAATTGTCGTATGTTTTTGGTGTAAAGACAATAAGCACGCAATTGAATACCTACATTTGCTACATTTACATGTGATCATGTTATATGTGGTTTTTGATGTTATGCATTCAGTTACGACGTTACGACTGCATCCTATTAAAAACATCACCTAGTATCTCCGAAATtctatctcaatccgccaaggatGGAGAGGAGGGGAGTGTATCGTAatccttggctagcaaagatgaaATTTCGATGTTCCgtatatttttgttcaaatctGTTTTTCCTCGAAGCATGATTGCACATTTTTAACCGTTGTTAtcacggtttttttttttttgattaaatTATAAACTATCGAAATGAAAATTCTAAAGGTAAGTCATTAATTAGAATGTTGTGCTTGAAAGTAATTTAAGGCCTAAcgattttatttaagaaaaatgcGCAGAGCGCAAAAATAGTACAAGACATACAGTATTTATTTTGGAAGGATATGATGTTGTACAGAAACTGCTTCTCTTcgtgtcttattttttatttaaatattgtttatctTAATTAGCTGTAATGATAATGTATATAGTTTTCAGTTTGCATAAATGTCAGATTTCTAcctaaattaaacttattttctaATATCTTGCTTACTTGTTTACTGTTTTTACCCGTAAATCTCTTtgtcaattatatatatttaatcatgTCTCTGCAAAGGATACAGTGAATGAAGCAGTCAATCTGTGCCTTTTATAAGTgaccatgaccttatttggaAGAAGTCTTCTGTTAATCTCTAGCAAAGTGCGTTTGATCTCACGTCGTCCCTGTgttaaaaaagattaaatatgAAATGCTATTTTAGATACTACAATACAAACTATTTGACCGATATTTCCTTTTAACAAGTtccataaaaataagaaaattcccGAAGGCCATATATAAACCGTACGTTtgaaattatcatttattttcctTATACAAAACCAAATGCTACTATAatgttttattacaaacataTGATCTTATTCTTTTCCTTTCTTTTTCTATAACTCTGTCCTAAGAATAACTTGTTTTTCATTTCGGCAGAGATTTACCACATTTcgtatgaaagaaaaaaacattgatactGCATTTATGTCGTGAATGATAATACCATTCAAATACGCTTGACCTGTAGGTCAAATCAtagattttgaaaacaatttcatGTCctgtttaaacatttttcatcatTTGACACGCATAATGTTTTCTTGAAATTCTGACCAGTAAGTTAAAAAATGAGAGAATTTTCGTGTCTGAACCCCTATTATTTATCCTTtacaaaagacatttaaaaaatattcggAATATTGATGCATCATTTTAATGTTTGCTGTACACCTTTTAGGATAATATGAATGCTACTGGTCGCAGCCGAATTTTAAAATTCTTAATGATGACGGAGGTTGGTATATGAGAACAAAATCTGATTTCAGTGTCACAGTGACAACTTATTACCCAATATTCCGAACAGCCACACCCAGCCAACCACAGCAATGCTACAGCATGGATTATTAACAAGATAGAAGTTATCACTGTCTGTTTTTCAAAGTTGCCTACGACCCATATTGCAATTCCAAAAGCCAATGAAGGAAGGGCAATGGTTAATACACAGTATATAACAGGCCACCAGATATTTCTGCAATGCCTTCCCAGTACCAGATGTTTAGAGGAAATTATCTTGATGATATCATTATACAGCTCAGAGCTAACCTGTGAAAAGATTCAAATTTAACATTGGATTAGAAACACTAccagttttgtaaatagttatgTATACTTTGCTTTTATTAGTATCGATATAAAAACTACATCCCATTTCACACAAGGAAATGATTCCATACCTTTATATCGTTTATCGTTTATCGTTTAATTTTTAGCACAAATAAATGCTTctcaaatttaagatttttaaccaATTTAAAATCATATTCTACCacgttttcttttattatttgaaaacCTCCAATCATGCAATGAATGTCCCTCTTTTTTATTTATTCGACACTGAGGACCAATTTGAAACATAACTTCAAAATGATGTAAGAACTTGTGTAAAAATCTTAGCCATAACAGAAATGTTACCCGAAGTTTGGGttctgaaaaaatatttaagatttgCCTACCTTCCTCTTATAGGTATATACACATGGAATatattaagaataaaaataagcTGAGGCATGTTTGATACGACAGACATATATAGATGTGCTTACCAACAAACTTATAGACAGACAGAGTGACATCATAAAGGCCTAGCCGACTAATTATCCCGTAACGGACAGATTTCATAGCGAATAACCATAACAATTTGCACAATTTGTGCGGTCAGACACATTAtcacattttgaacaataaattaTCTTCACGTCTAGGAGTACATTAAAAACTGTTGATGCAAGACAATGTACCATCAGCACGATTAAAAGTTATTTTAGAAAATGTGCACGGAGACGAAGGTGACTTAAAACAAAATCGTTCGCTACCTTctttttatatggatagtcgacatataatggatagaaacaagtgcatatGCATTCACCTCATGATAATAAAGTACAGGTAGTTGATGACGCATATGTTTCCGATGACCGTCCTCatcaatagttttgttttacaaattttacctGCATTGGTGGTATACTAAGTGATTCTGGGACATACTTCCATCTAAAAACAGGTCCTCTACAACTGAAATGACTTTTCTCCTCATGCAGAAGATCCAGGTTCCTATTTCTGTTCACTGTAAGTAAagaaatatttatctttataCAAACAGGATTCAATCAATTTCattagatgtatatatatatatataaaaaagaagatgtggtatgattgccaatgagacaactgtccacaagagaccaaaatgacacggacattaacaactatagatcaccgtacggccttcaacaatgagcaaagcccataccacatagtcagctataaattcATTACATAGTATGTGATTGAtgtgactgataatttcctttctcaacacAGCACAGTGacatgaaaaattatcgctagaactTTAGGGCGCACGTGCCCTAAGGGTTTGGACGACTGAAAGCCGAAAGATCCTGTCAACAACTGTGATAGTTCCCTTTTCATAATTCATTATATTACATTCCTATATCTGTTGCTGAAATAGACTCaccaaaattgtttccttttgtCGCttgtttcattaagtttgaattggcCAGTTTACTGATTTCAGTTCACTTCTGGTATTAATTGAAAAGCTTGCCGTTAACTTTTGTAACTATAATAGGCCTTCCCTTGGAATCAAACCCCTACTTGAAGtttgtatgtgtgactgacatcAAGACATCGACATATCAGGTTCATAGGGCAATTGGAAACCACACCTCTTTTTTATTTGGCGTAACTTACCTGCACCACGCACCCGATTTAATGACAATTCATGGTTATATTGTTGCCCTGcgaaagataaataaataatgtaataaGAAAACTATTTATACAATTCCTTAGTGTCATTTTTAACATTGCCAGACAAGGGCGTGGTTTGGCTagtcaggttcaacccacaatttttttcttaaaatgttctgtaacaAGTCATGaaaattgcagttgttatctaatagttcgtttctgtgtgtgttacattgtcgttttggtttttgttgcacttcagtgtttctgttgtttcgttgtttcccttttatagttgatgtgtttctctcagttttagttgccgaatttattttctctcaatcgattaatgactttcgaacagcggtatacaactgttgccttatTTACTACATGAGGATATTTTGCTTTGGATATGAAACATGATATAGTTTCAGAACTCTTCCCGCCAACTCTGACACCGCACTAGGCAATAAAGCCTTTTAACAGTTGGATCAATATATGCAATACAAAAATACCAACTGTAAATTGTCCTTTCCGGAGATTTTTCGTAATTTTGAAATTCATTGAGAAAAGTCTTCCTCAAATTTTTCAATCATAAACGTATGCACTGATTTTAATTCTTTAGGGGTTGTTGCATCAAATTCAATGGTCTATAAGAATAATTCCATTTGAACGTCCAACTTTAAACCGCGtgatttttgaaaatgtttgctCTTAACGAACGGTAGCatcaaaatttgtcatttgcTAGGGATCTTCAGAATTCTATGTACAACTATGTCCTTTATAGTGACATGGATATCAGCCCTGGCCTACAATATAATTGTttcctccatttttttttaatttcttttcccTTCACCTACACTTCAATTTTCTACTCATGTctatcaaatatttatatgtttcaatACCATTAAAAAACATTATCCGTATGTACATTCCAATAGGCATCATTGATTAATGTAACACTTTTTGATATATTGACGAGTatgcaaaaaagacaaacattggTGGACTTCGACTGTTGTCTACTctgttgtcgggttgttgtctctttgacacattccccatttccatcacAATTTTTTCATGTATTTAAGGTTAAAATAAAAGACTTAATACCTTCTGCTTCAATGGCTAATGCAAGCTTAGGAAGCCAGACGTTCATATCTCCAGTGCCATTTATGTAGGTAAATGGTCTAAGATAGCCAGGTATCTCACATTCCTCTTTTAAGACTGGGATTAtgacattttctttcatttcagctAACAACTTTAATATAGCGAATTCTACTTCATATTGACACCAATAACTCTTACTGTACTCCTCTGTCAAAATAAACATTGTTTTCGCGGAGTTGGACATAGCATATTCTatattttctgttattttcaTTCCTGGAATAAAATCCGCTGAATGTTCGAAACATTTAAAGTTATAGTCATTTTGTAAGTGCTGTATTACTGTTCCCACCCACAATCTGTCACTTTCACTGTATGATATAAACACGTGGAACTTCTTTCCATCAGGCAGCTCTTTTCTTTCAACTGAACGTTGCTCGTCTCCCTCAATTACCGTAGCCATATGACAATTGTCTACGCTAAAACGAAAACATTTTATTGTcaattctaaaattatatttCAGTAACTCTTGATGAAATTGATTCTGTATATTTTCAAGTAGTCTCTTTTGTATTATTATTAAAGCAAGTTCCAAAAGaagggcgaaatataccagaaaGACATCTAAACTCAttgattgaaaacaaactgacaacgcaatggctaacaaaataaaaaacacaacataggaaaTTAAAGgttgcatttttgtaaatatcgACAATGCAGTTAATTTACCATAGGAAGTCCTTTTAcgactaaaactgtaccactaTTACTATATCCTAGAATGCACTACTGTTATTTTCAAAGGTTAGAATATAGGTGTGTGGCATATTTTTAACGTTTATATGCATACCCGAACTTCTTAGCGTTTCAACTAACAGTAAtcttcttaactacccctaccttgaCTGTAGGATGTTAGCAATACAGAACGCGGGCATTttaagcttggttgaaagtatgtaaactattgtaggatgaatttttgtaaaagattctATGTctggaaaattttaaaagaaaacccATCTACCTTTTTTCAAAGcccattattttttgttttctgttatattccattattttcgcgtttctgtatactatgagcATACGTATACATATCATACATCAAGTGTATTTGGTATTAACTGTCGATTCTAAGTTTCTACTCCctggcgatcactgctatattatatagagagtatctatatacattttgaaattatagtagtataatcatagtatacatgcagataaacgcgaaaataactgtcctgtccccaagtacttATGAACATTATGTGTTAGTTCTATTCATGTCCGACTAAAAAGTCGGTCTGATAACGTAAACAATATCCGGAAGcctttatgtttgtttttctaccaaaataacccaaactgaataatcataataatggatgacaaatgcgacatAGCATGGTACTTATAAGACACAGAGTCATGACGATTagtttattgtggaaggaagagtaGCGACACACAAAATGCCGTCTTCTCGTTTGTAAGTATAGATGCATATGTATATTAACTGGTAACATTCCAAAGTTACGGCTCTATCAGATGAAACATCTAAGAACCCTTTTGTTCATATTAATACTTATTTATCAGAATAATATCCTAAAAAAACATAATGTTTCagttttttaaagaatttgaaaacaagactttaattattgccagcttattgtgtttacatatttttgacatgaaatgcctagaacctgtttaaaactgttcTGATTACATATTGGAATCATGTCAGGCTACCGTAAATGTATTGTTAAGTAGTCAACCATTCCAACATTCACGATTTATGTATCCAGTCAACATCTTACTGTACGCCTATTTATCAATAAAAGTTCACA
This genomic interval carries:
- the LOC143048597 gene encoding uncharacterized protein LOC143048597 isoform X1, which codes for MATVIEGDEQRSVERKELPDGKKFHVFISYSESDRLWVGTVIQHLQNDYNFKCFEHSADFIPGMKITENIEYAMSNSAKTMFILTEEYSKSYWCQYEVEFAILKLLAEMKENVIIPVLKEECEIPGYLRPFTYINGTGDMNVWLPKLALAIEAEGQQYNHELSLNRVRGAVNRNRNLDLLHEEKSHFSCRGPVFRWKYVPESLSIPPMQVSSELYNDIIKIISSKHLVLGRHCRNIWWPVIYCVLTIALPSLAFGIAIWVVGNFEKQTVITSILLIIHAVALLWLAGCGCSEYWGRREIKRTLLEINRRLLPNKVMVTYKRHRLTASFTICFLFYDMTSCINHWASELHNKRIRENQNREMVSLNTNDDATDDDALLDNTIEDSVTCDVQETVTNYLLNLSSAYLQDYMNEKLEHAGDNNRHATKAKCICQFAESLYFAEMQIV
- the LOC143048597 gene encoding uncharacterized protein LOC143048597 isoform X2; translated protein: MATVIEGDEQRSVERKELPDGKKFHVFISYSESDRLWVGTVIQHLQNDYNFKCFEHSADFIPGMKITENIEYAMSNSAKTMFILTEEYSKSYWCQYEVEFAILKLLAEMKENVIIPVLKEECEIPGYLRPFTYINGTGDMNVWLPKLALAIEAEGQQYNHELSLNRVRGAVNRNRNLDLLHEEKSHFSCRGPVFRWKYVPESLSIPPMQGRREIKRTLLEINRRLLPNKVMVTYKRHRLTASFTICFLFYDMTSCINHWASELHNKRIRENQNREMVSLNTNDDATDDDALLDNTIEDSVTCDVQETVTNYLLNLSSAYLQDYMNEKLEHAGDNNRHATKAKCICQFAESLYFAEMQIV